The nucleotide window TGCAAGCGCTGCACCAGGTTCAGCAAGAACGCGGCCAGGCGCTCCTCGGCGCGCATGCTGCCCAGCAGCAGCATCACGCCATGCTCGCGCACGATCTCCCGGCTCATGATCTTGTGCACGTGCGTCTGCAGCGCGGGCACCTCGCGCGATAGCTCCTCGATGCGGTCGTACGGCATGACGCAGACCTCGGCGTCTTCGAGTGCGACCGCGTCACAAGTGTGGCGATCGCCGACGATGCCGTCCAGCCCAATGATCTCGCCCGCCATCTGAAAGCCGGTCACTTGGTCGCGCCCGTCGGCCGTCGCAATGCAGGTCTTGAAAAAGCCGGTGCGGATCGCGTAAAGCGCGCTGAAGCGGTCGCCGTTCGAGAACAAGGCCGCGCCGCGCTTGAGCCGGCGCCGCGTGGCTACCAGGCCATCCAGCCGGTCAATGTCGCCGTCCGACAGGCCCATCGGCATGCACAGCTCACGCAGATTACAGTTGGAACAGGCGACTTTGATGGTTTGCGGGGTCATGCGGGCGGTGGGGCGTGGCGTATCGAAACAGGGTGTGCGGGTGCCGGTATTTTAGGCGAAGGGTTTTTCAGCCTCCCCAGCCCTTGATCCAGCGCAAAGACCGACGAAGCAACTCGGATACCTTGATCATCATCAAGGTGCGGATTGGCGCGCGAGGCGACATTTCGGCCTGAGATCAAAAGGAATGCAACGATGCCAGCCATCACGACCGAGCTGCTCACCAAATTCGACGTCTCTGGCCCGCGATACACCTCGTACCCGACGGCCGACCGGTTCGTGGAGGCTTTTGGCCAATCCGATTACCTGCAGGCGCTCGACCAGCGGCGCACCGGCCCCGCCGCCATGGCGCTGCCGCTGTCGCTGTACGTGCACATCCCGTTTTGCGAGTCGCTGTGCTACTACTGCGCCTGCAACAAGATCATCACCAAGCACCACGACCGCAGCGCGCCGTATCTGCGCTATCTGGCCAAGGAGGTCGATCTGCACGTGCAGCACATCGGCGCCGGCCAGTCTGTCAGCCAGTTGCACCTGGGCGGCGGTACGCCCACGTTTTTCAGCGACGACGAATTGTCCGACCTGATGGCCATGCTGCGCCGCAACTTCAGCCTGGTGCCGGGCGGCGAATATTCGATCGAGGTCGACCCGCGCACGGTGACTGCCGACCGGCTGGCGCACCTGGCGCGGCTGGGTTTCAACCGCCTGAGCTTTGGCGTGCAGGATTTCGATCCCCTCGTGCAAAAGGCCGTGCACCGCGTACAGCCGGCCAGCCAGGTGTTCGCGCTTGTCGAGGCGGCGCGCGGCATCGGCTTTGAATCGATCAACGTCGATCTGATCTATGGGTTGCCGAAGCAGACACCCGAATCCTTCGACCGCACGCTGGCCCAGGTGGCCGAGCTGCGGCCCGACCGC belongs to Ottowia testudinis and includes:
- the fnr gene encoding fumarate/nitrate reduction transcriptional regulator Fnr, with the protein product MTPQTIKVACSNCNLRELCMPMGLSDGDIDRLDGLVATRRRLKRGAALFSNGDRFSALYAIRTGFFKTCIATADGRDQVTGFQMAGEIIGLDGIVGDRHTCDAVALEDAEVCVMPYDRIEELSREVPALQTHVHKIMSREIVREHGVMLLLGSMRAEERLAAFLLNLVQRLHARGFSQSELVLRMTREEIGSYLGLKLETVSRTFSKFAEDGIVEVKQRHVRIIDTDALRAIVNAPACAE
- the hemN gene encoding oxygen-independent coproporphyrinogen III oxidase, which codes for MPAITTELLTKFDVSGPRYTSYPTADRFVEAFGQSDYLQALDQRRTGPAAMALPLSLYVHIPFCESLCYYCACNKIITKHHDRSAPYLRYLAKEVDLHVQHIGAGQSVSQLHLGGGTPTFFSDDELSDLMAMLRRNFSLVPGGEYSIEVDPRTVTADRLAHLARLGFNRLSFGVQDFDPLVQKAVHRVQPASQVFALVEAARGIGFESINVDLIYGLPKQTPESFDRTLAQVAELRPDRIALYAYAHLPERFKPQRRIIAIDLPGAPNKVAMLARSLAAFEQAGYVYVGMDHFALPNDALAVAKRQGRLHRNFQGYSTQPDCDLIGLGVSAIGKVGATYSQNAKSLEEYQDLLDHGHLPVVRGLAVSRDDLARRAVIMALMCQGEVLFESIELAHLIDFQDYFAAELEALRAMQDQGLVTVGDGSVQVTPMGWFFVRGVAMVFDKYLQADRTRARFSKII